A genomic stretch from Setaria italica strain Yugu1 chromosome VII, Setaria_italica_v2.0, whole genome shotgun sequence includes:
- the LOC105914757 gene encoding vegetative cell wall protein gp1-like, which translates to MPRTPIAPIAAVSPVALSARTPITPVVPGAAAPSSSSDRHRRCHHLPIIIPSAASSTVAPAVTLLHQRRTQPSPPPPHFLHRRRPSSTILASPSSNRPYRCPPILHTGVTPPLSAPHPPQPAPPLPRPAPRGHGFVFADVTPRPC; encoded by the coding sequence ATGCCGCGCACCCCCAtcgcccccatcgccgccgtctcccccgTCGCCCTCAGCGCTCGCACCCCCATCACCCCCGTCgtccctggcgccgccgccccctcatCCTCGTCGGACCGCCatcgccgctgccaccacctccCCATCATCATCCCCAGCGCTGCCTCCTCCACCGTCGCACCGGCCGTCACCCTCCTCCACCAACGCCGCACCCAGccttctccaccgccgccgcacttcctccaccgccgccgtccctcctCCACCATACTAGCGTCGCCCTCCTCCAACCGACCGTACCGATGCCCGCCCATCCTCCACACCGGTGTCACCCCTCCTCTATCGGCACCGCACCCTCCACAACCAGCACCGCCCCTTCCACGACCGGCGCCGCGCGGCCACGGGTTCGTTTTTGCTGACGTAACCCCGCGGCCGTGCTGA